Within Streptomyces sp. NBC_00704, the genomic segment TGCTGGTACACCCACTGGTTCGGCCGGGGTGCGGGTTTCGCCGGCGCCGAGTGGTCCGCTCGCAGCGTCACCGTGGACAGCGACGCCGCGGCCACCACCGCGGCGACCGCGCCCAGGGCCTTGAGCCGCCAGCCGTAACGGTCGCGGCGCGGCCCGGCAATCTCAGCCAGCAGGCGCTGCCGGGCCGGGGCGAGCCGGGCGTGGTCGGGTACGGGAGCGTCGGCCCGCAGGCCGCGGACAGTCGTCATCTCATCCATGGCCGATCATCTCCGTGGCGTCGTGTACGAGGGTGGGGTCGGCTCCCCCGAGGGTGTGACGGACCTTCCTGCGGGCCCGGTTGAGGCGTGAGCGCACCGTGCCCACCGGGATGGACAGGGCCTCGGCGACCTCCTGGTAGCCGAGGTCGGCCCAGGCGACCAGCAGCAGGACGTCCCGGTCGCCCCGCGACAGCCCGGCCAGCGCACCGGCCAGCAGCCCGTGGGCGGCGTGGGCGGTGACCCGGCTGTCACTGCGGTCGGTCCAGGACGCGGCCACCGGGTCGAGTCCGGTGCGGGCGAGCGCGCGCAGCGCCCGGACCTCGGCACGGCGCTGCTTCCCGATGAGGTTGGCGGCGATGCCGTACAGCCAGGGGCGGGCGTCGCGACGCGCCAGGTCGTAGCGCCTGCGCGTGCGGAACGCGCTCAGGAAGGTGTCGGCGGTGATGTCCTCGGCCGCCTCCTCGCCCAGCCGACGGGCCGCGTACCGGTGGATCACGGCCGCGTGCCGCTGGTAGAGCTCGCCGAAGAGCTCGGGGCGGTCCAGGGAGTCGGCGATGACGCGGGCGTCGTCGCCGGATCTGGCGGGTGGACTGTTCACACGGTCTCCGTGTCTGTCGACGGGCTGTCACCTCATCGGTCGATGGGCGACACCCCTCATTACCCGCAGCCCCCGAAAGGGTTCACGGCCGGACTCAGTCGGAGGGCGCGGCGGGCTCCGGCTCCGCCGCCGCTGTTGCCGCCGCCTGCGCCGTCTCCTTGCCGGCCGCGCCCGGAATCAGAAGATCGAGGAGCAGTCGCGCAACTTTCTCCGGACCGGCGCAGCGGGTCCGATCATGGACAGGTGATCAGGCGACGACGACCACACCTCCCGTCGCGCAGCCCGGTCGTAAGCGAAGTCCCGCCCTGGCGACGGGACATATCGTGCACCGCTCTCCTCGACGACGGACGATGCCCGCCACATGACCGGCAGGCGCAAGTTGATCAGTGCGTACACTCCGTGCCATTCGACACTTCATGATGGGGATCTGCATGTGGCCGAACCGAGATCGTTCCTCCTTGGCCCTGGCAGCAGCCGGCGCCCTGTTTCTTCTCGTCGGAGGCTGTTCTTCAGGGCCGGACGATACGGAACCCCGGTCGGGGACGTCTTCCGATCGTTCGAGGACACCGTCTGCGGGCGCGCGCCCACTCGGCGCTGCCGAGTTGGCGGCCGCGCTGCCAGTGGAGGGGGCTCTGCCGGGTTACAGGGTCACCGGCACGCCCAAGTCGAGCGCCGCCGCCGGACCAGGCGTCTCACGTGTGAAGCCTGAAGCGTGCCTACCGCTCTGGAATGCACATGCCGGCACTCCCACCACGTCCGCCGCCAGCGCCTGGGTCCCTATATCGTCTTCCGGTTTCGCCCCGCCGACCGAGACCCTCACGTTCTCCAGCTTCCGCCCAGAAGGCGCGGAGGCTTACCTGGCTTCCTTGAACAAGGCTCTGACGGCCTGCCCGTCGTCGGCCTTCATGGGCTCGGACGGCACGCCCGCGACTGCGGACATCGAACGCGTGGCGAGTCAGGACGCGCTGGGCGACACCTCGGTGAGTTTCCGGATGCACTGGACGGTCGACCTCGACGGGTTCACGTCCGATACGTATTCCTTGATCACAACCGTCCGGGCAGGCGAGGCGACCGTTACCGCCGTGGCGGACGCCGACATCGGCAGCCAGCTCCCGGCGTCGAAAAAGCGCACGTTCATGCCGCAGGCGGACCCCGCCATGATGAAGTCACAAGCCGACATCCTCATTGCGTTGCAGAGTCGCTGAACGACCGTCGCATCCAGGACGAGGCGGCACCGGCGGCGGAGCTCCTTCTCGAGCGCGGCCGTGTCGATCCAGGCGCCGGGCGTCGACCGGAACTTGATCGGCTCTGGCAGATAGATCACGCTGAGTGGGCGACCGTCGGCCTCCCACTGCCGGATCACGGCCTCGGCGCGCTCACGGAGCACGTCGTCCTTCGACTTGAGGGCGGGCCCGAAGGTGATCGGGCCCTTGGGCGCGGTGACTGCCAGAACGGCGAAGTCGAT encodes:
- a CDS encoding RNA polymerase sigma factor; its protein translation is MNSPPARSGDDARVIADSLDRPELFGELYQRHAAVIHRYAARRLGEEAAEDITADTFLSAFRTRRRYDLARRDARPWLYGIAANLIGKQRRAEVRALRALARTGLDPVAASWTDRSDSRVTAHAAHGLLAGALAGLSRGDRDVLLLVAWADLGYQEVAEALSIPVGTVRSRLNRARRKVRHTLGGADPTLVHDATEMIGHG